A stretch of DNA from Pseudonocardia hierapolitana:
CGCAGCGGCCGACGACGCGGCGGGGGTGATCCCGGTGTTCGTCGGCTTCGACCACGAGGAGATCGGGAGCGCGTCCGCCACCGGGGCGGCCGGTCCGCTGCTGGAGACCGTGCTCACCCGGCTCGCAGGCGGGTTCGACGCCCGCGGCGCCGCGTTCGCCGCGTCCCGCTGCCTGTCGGTGGACGTCACCCACGCCGCGCACCCGAACTACCTGGGCCATCACGACCCGAACCACCGCTCGGTGCCGAACCGCGGGCCTGCCCTGAAGGTCAACGCCAACCAGCGCTACGCCACCGACGCCCCCGGGGCGGCCGCGTGGCACCGCGCGTGCCGGGATTCGGGCACACCGACGCAGGTGTTCGTCAGCAAGAACACGGTGCCCTGCGGCAGCACGGTCGGGCCGATCCTGTCCACCCGACTCGGCATCCGCACCGTCGACGTCGGAATCCCGGTGCTGTCGATGCACTCCGCACGCGAACTGTGCGGGGTCCAGGACCCGGGTCACCTCGCCGCCGCGGCCACCGCGTTCCTCACCGACCCGCTCTGATCCCCTCGAAGACCCGCGCGAAGCTCGCGGCGCCGTGGCCCTCCGCCACCTGGCGGGCGAGCAGGGCCTGCAGCGGTGCCACGAAGTCGACGGCGACGCCCTCCTCCCGGCTGGCCTGCACGATCATGTCGAAGGCCGACTTGTTGAAGGCGACGGTCTGCTCGTCGGCCGTCGTGTAGTCGCCGGAATCGATGAACTCGGCGTCGTACGGGAGGCCCACCGTCATGGCGGTGACCCACGCCGCGGCCTGCTCGGCGAAGTCCGCTGCCGAGACCCCGGCACTCCCGACGAGCGCGGCCCCGTGGAAGAAGCCCGCGAACATCCCGTACATCGCCGAGAGGAGCGCCAGGTCGTAGAGCGAGGCGAGCCCGGCGTCCTCACCGAAGTACTCCGCCGTCCCGAGCAGCTCGAGGCTGCGGCGGTAGCGCTCGAACGCGTCCTGCGAACCGCTGTAGAGGAAGCGCGCACCGTCCTTCCCGATCATCGGCGGCGTCGCCATCATGCCGCTGTCGACGTAGCCGATGCCGTGCCCGGCCGCCCACCGCGCCATCTCGCGGGCCTGCTGCGGCGTGCCGGTGGTGAAGTGGACCAGGGTGCGGCCTGCGAACTCGGCCGCGACGGGCTCGAGGATCTCGCGGGCGGCGGCGTAGTCGAGCACGCAGACGAGGACGAGCGGGCTCGCCGTGACCGCCTCGGCGACGCC
This window harbors:
- a CDS encoding NAD(P)-dependent oxidoreductase, producing MSEQERPPVTVIGLGAMGSRIAEVLLAAGHPTSVWNRTPGRADPLVAQGAVRASGVAEAVTASPLVLVCVLDYAAAREILEPVAAEFAGRTLVHFTTGTPQQAREMARWAAGHGIGYVDSGMMATPPMIGKDGARFLYSGSQDAFERYRRSLELLGTAEYFGEDAGLASLYDLALLSAMYGMFAGFFHGAALVGSAGVSAADFAEQAAAWVTAMTVGLPYDAEFIDSGDYTTADEQTVAFNKSAFDMIVQASREEGVAVDFVAPLQALLARQVAEGHGAASFARVFEGIRAGR